From one Thalassospira lucentensis genomic stretch:
- the groES gene encoding co-chaperone GroES: protein MKFRPLHDRVLVRRVESDTKTAGGIIIPDTAKEKPQEGEIIAVGSGVRKEDGSLVALDVKAGDKVLFGKWSGTEVKVDGEELLIMKESDIMGIME, encoded by the coding sequence ATGAAGTTCCGTCCGTTACATGATCGTGTGCTGGTGCGTCGTGTCGAATCCGACACCAAGACTGCCGGTGGCATCATTATCCCGGATACCGCGAAAGAAAAACCGCAGGAAGGCGAGATCATCGCTGTCGGTTCCGGTGTTCGCAAAGAAGACGGCTCGCTTGTCGCGCTTGACGTCAAGGCTGGTGACAAGGTTCTGTTCGGCAAATGGTCGGGCACCGAAGTCAAGGTCGATGGCGAAGAGCTGCTGATCATGAAAGAGTCCGACATTATGGGCATCATGGAATAA
- the rfbC gene encoding dTDP-4-dehydrorhamnose 3,5-epimerase: MKLESLEIPEVKLLFPKKFEDERGFFSETYNQDVFAKAGITQGFVQDNHSLSKTAGVLRGLHFQREPFSQDKLVRVLRGRILDVAVDIRPNSPTLGKSVIAEINADDWNQIFVPRGFAHGFLTLAPDTEVVYKVSRPYTPSAEQTILWNDPDLAIDWPMDESRLVLSAKDANAMSFKDYLKMV, encoded by the coding sequence ATGAAGCTTGAATCTCTGGAAATCCCCGAGGTAAAATTGCTGTTCCCGAAAAAATTCGAAGACGAGCGGGGCTTCTTTTCTGAAACCTATAATCAAGACGTGTTTGCAAAAGCCGGGATTACCCAAGGCTTCGTCCAAGACAATCATTCGCTGTCAAAAACCGCCGGTGTTTTACGTGGCCTGCATTTTCAGCGCGAACCATTTTCCCAGGATAAACTCGTTCGGGTTTTGCGTGGCCGCATCCTTGATGTCGCGGTCGACATTCGCCCCAATTCGCCGACACTTGGCAAATCGGTTATTGCCGAAATCAACGCAGATGACTGGAACCAGATTTTTGTTCCGCGCGGCTTTGCCCACGGTTTTCTGACGCTCGCCCCCGATACAGAAGTTGTCTACAAGGTAAGTCGCCCTTACACCCCATCTGCGGAGCAGACCATTCTCTGGAACGATCCTGATCTTGCGATTGATTGGCCGATGGATGAAAGCCGGTTGGTACTTTCGGCCAAAGATGCCAATGCCATGTCGTTCAAGGACTACCTCAAAATGGTCTGA
- the rfbA gene encoding glucose-1-phosphate thymidylyltransferase RfbA gives MRKGIILAGGTGSRLHPSTMVVSKQLLPVYDKPMVYYPLTTLMLAGIREILLISTPRDLPLFRELLGDGQRWGLQIEYAVQEEPRGLADAFRVGATFIGNDPCCLVLGDNIFFGHGLTELLGNAMRQTAGATVFAYYVQDPERYGVVEFDNNGMAKGIEEKPKEPKSNYAVTGMYFYDAQVVEIARTIKPSARGELEITDVNNAYLERGQLQVEKMGRGYAWLDTGTHGAMLDAANFVETVEKRQSLKIACPEEIALRTGLIDEGQFEKLIDAFGASSYRDYLRSVLRSLHRM, from the coding sequence ATGCGTAAAGGCATCATTCTAGCGGGTGGAACGGGATCGCGATTGCACCCGTCAACGATGGTTGTGTCAAAGCAGCTTTTGCCGGTTTACGATAAACCAATGGTTTACTACCCGCTGACTACGTTGATGTTGGCTGGAATCAGAGAAATTCTTTTGATCAGTACGCCGCGAGATTTGCCGTTATTTCGCGAACTGTTGGGCGATGGTCAAAGGTGGGGGCTCCAGATCGAATATGCGGTACAGGAAGAACCTCGCGGTCTTGCCGACGCGTTTAGGGTCGGGGCAACTTTTATAGGCAACGACCCGTGCTGCTTGGTTCTGGGGGATAACATATTTTTCGGGCATGGTTTGACCGAGCTTTTGGGCAATGCGATGAGGCAGACCGCCGGTGCAACGGTTTTTGCCTATTATGTGCAGGACCCGGAACGCTACGGTGTTGTCGAATTTGATAACAATGGAATGGCAAAGGGAATTGAGGAAAAACCGAAAGAGCCGAAATCGAATTATGCCGTGACCGGGATGTATTTCTATGACGCGCAGGTTGTTGAAATCGCCAGAACCATAAAACCATCGGCGCGTGGCGAGCTTGAAATTACCGATGTCAATAATGCGTATCTGGAACGTGGGCAGTTGCAGGTGGAAAAGATGGGGCGCGGATATGCCTGGCTTGATACTGGAACCCACGGTGCGATGCTTGATGCCGCAAACTTTGTTGAAACAGTAGAAAAGCGGCAAAGCCTTAAAATTGCTTGCCCCGAAGAAATAGCATTACGCACAGGCCTAATTGATGAGGGTCAATTTGAAAAGCTGATTGATGCTTTTGGTGCCAGTTCGTATCGCGACTATCTGCGATCCGTTTTGCGCAGCCTGCATCGGATGTAA
- the rfbD gene encoding dTDP-4-dehydrorhamnose reductase, giving the protein MINALVFGANGQLGRSLALCGATFPQVRLILMDRSKCDLSDLSIIASAIRDNQPHVVINAAAYTAVDLAENDRENAYQVNCDAVDMMARAADDLHIPLIHFSTDYVFDGGANHPYREDDPVAPLGVYGASKLAGENAVRVAAKRHLIFRTAWVYSPFGKNFVKTMLGLMAQRDALTVVNDQRGCPTSAIDLANATLRLLPLIVDPAFSGFGTYHLVAGNQMTWFDFAKRIHDAAVEQFGANWTGRNCRIDPVSSDAFPTIARRPAYSIMSTQKFTDTFGYGLPDISESLPACLNNLEAGG; this is encoded by the coding sequence ATGATTAATGCACTTGTCTTTGGCGCAAACGGCCAATTGGGACGAAGTCTGGCGCTATGTGGTGCGACTTTCCCGCAAGTCCGTTTAATACTCATGGATCGAAGCAAGTGTGATTTATCTGATCTGTCGATAATTGCTTCGGCAATTCGGGACAATCAGCCGCATGTTGTCATCAATGCTGCTGCTTATACGGCTGTTGATCTTGCCGAAAATGATCGTGAGAACGCCTATCAGGTCAATTGCGATGCGGTTGATATGATGGCCCGGGCTGCCGACGATCTTCATATTCCACTGATCCATTTTTCAACCGACTATGTTTTTGATGGGGGGGCAAACCACCCTTATCGGGAAGATGATCCGGTCGCGCCACTTGGCGTTTACGGTGCCAGCAAACTGGCAGGCGAAAACGCGGTTAGGGTTGCGGCTAAACGTCACCTTATTTTCCGTACAGCCTGGGTTTACAGCCCGTTTGGCAAGAATTTCGTTAAAACGATGCTGGGATTGATGGCACAACGCGATGCCTTGACGGTCGTGAATGATCAGCGTGGATGTCCGACATCGGCAATTGATCTGGCGAATGCAACATTGCGATTGTTGCCGTTGATAGTTGATCCGGCTTTCTCCGGATTTGGGACTTACCATCTTGTTGCCGGTAATCAGATGACGTGGTTTGATTTTGCCAAACGTATTCATGATGCTGCGGTTGAGCAGTTTGGGGCAAACTGGACCGGAAGAAATTGCAGGATTGATCCGGTAAGCTCTGATGCCTTTCCAACGATTGCCAGGCGTCCAGCCTATTCCATAATGTCGACACAAAAATTTACCGATACTTTCGGTTATGGGCTGCCCGATATTTCGGAGAGCCTTCCGGCATGTTTGAACAATCTTGAAGCGGGCGGATAG
- the rfbB gene encoding dTDP-glucose 4,6-dehydratase translates to MKLIVTGGAGFIGSAVCRLLAGQKKIEVLNLDKLTYAADLRTVESVSSLPNYRFVKQDICNRAELDRIFDDFQPDAVMHLAAESHVDRSIDGPSEFIQTNLVGTFTLLEAARDYFNGLSADRRSKFRFHHISTDEVYGSLGDEGLFTEETPYAPNSPYSASKAGSDHLVRAWHHTYGLPVIISNCSNNYGPYQFPEKLIPLMILNVLHGKELPVYGDGKNTRDWLHVEDHADALFTILTEGRIGEKYNVGGCNEVANIEVVRSIFDVVTRFEFDAVKSDFEAQVRFVTDRPGHDWRYAIDPSKIRDELGWEPKHSFESGLEQTVKWYLANRAWWEPILKDKYAGERLGTVK, encoded by the coding sequence ATGAAACTCATTGTGACAGGTGGTGCAGGGTTTATCGGGTCGGCGGTCTGCCGGCTTTTGGCCGGGCAGAAAAAGATCGAGGTTCTCAACCTTGATAAGCTGACATATGCGGCCGATTTGCGCACTGTTGAAAGTGTTTCTTCGTTACCCAACTATCGTTTCGTGAAGCAGGATATCTGCAACCGGGCGGAACTTGACCGGATATTTGATGATTTTCAGCCCGACGCTGTGATGCATCTGGCGGCAGAAAGCCACGTAGACCGTTCGATTGATGGGCCGTCTGAATTTATTCAGACGAACCTTGTTGGCACATTCACACTGCTGGAAGCAGCACGGGATTATTTCAACGGCTTATCTGCCGATAGGAGGTCGAAATTTCGATTTCACCATATTTCGACTGACGAGGTATATGGTTCGCTTGGGGACGAGGGGCTTTTTACAGAAGAAACCCCCTATGCGCCCAATTCGCCATATTCTGCAAGCAAGGCGGGATCGGATCACCTGGTGCGCGCCTGGCATCATACGTATGGGTTGCCGGTGATTATCAGCAATTGTTCGAATAATTACGGGCCCTATCAATTCCCCGAGAAGCTGATCCCTCTGATGATCCTGAATGTTTTGCATGGCAAGGAATTGCCGGTTTATGGCGATGGTAAAAATACGCGGGACTGGCTTCATGTTGAAGACCATGCTGATGCGCTTTTTACCATTTTGACTGAGGGCAGAATTGGCGAGAAATACAATGTCGGTGGTTGCAACGAAGTTGCAAATATTGAGGTTGTACGCAGCATCTTTGACGTTGTAACTCGCTTCGAGTTCGACGCTGTGAAAAGTGACTTCGAGGCACAGGTTCGGTTTGTCACTGACCGCCCGGGGCATGACTGGCGGTATGCGATTGATCCATCGAAGATACGCGACGAGCTTGGCTGGGAACCAAAACACAGCTTTGAAAGCGGTCTGGAGCAGACTGTGAAATGGTATCTGGCAAATCGGGCGTGGTGGGAGCCGATCCTGAAAGATAAATATGCAGGTGAGCGGCTCGGAACGGTGAAATAG
- the glmS gene encoding glutamine--fructose-6-phosphate transaminase (isomerizing), with translation MCGIIGIIGKNSVSDRILEGLKRLEYRGYDSAGIATLVNGHIDRRRAEGKLINLANRLVEQPLSGDVGIGHTRWATHGVPTENNAHPHTDGKVAVVHNGIIENYQEIKAELSSKGRVFATDTDTEVIVHLVSEFLDQGKSPRDAVAATLHRIEGAFALVIMIAGQHDVIFGARRGTPLAVGLGEGEMYLGSDAMALSHLTNKLIYLEEGDWVEVTRDGVQVRDEHDNDVTRETKLSAVSGAMMGKGNYNHFMQKEIFEQPAVIGDTLHAFINPATRTIKLPDMPFSFNDVSRLTIVACGTSYYAGMVAKHWIERYAGLGVDIDIASEFRYRCPPLPKGGVALFLSQSGETLDTLAALRYAKSKGQKIVSIVNVAESTIARESDVVLLTYAGPEIGVASTKAFTTQLTVLACLAVTIGRDNGTLAKDEEAAIVNALTEVPKHAAEVLHHDNEIRELAINIADARDVLYLGRGLGYPIAMEGALKLKEISYIHAEGYAAGEMKHGPIALIDQSVPIIVIAPSDELFEKTASNMQEAAARGGRVIFLSDAEGLAKLGDMASATVELPKVADFVAPILYTIPVQMLAYHVAVHKGTDVDQPRNLAKSVTVE, from the coding sequence ATGTGCGGCATTATCGGCATTATCGGCAAGAACAGCGTCAGCGACCGTATTCTTGAGGGGCTCAAGCGGCTTGAATATCGTGGCTATGACAGTGCCGGGATTGCAACGCTTGTGAATGGTCATATCGACCGTCGCCGTGCCGAGGGCAAGCTGATCAATCTTGCCAACCGTCTTGTTGAACAACCGTTGTCGGGCGATGTCGGGATTGGTCACACCCGTTGGGCAACGCATGGTGTGCCGACTGAAAACAATGCCCATCCGCACACTGACGGCAAGGTCGCAGTGGTGCATAACGGCATCATCGAAAATTATCAGGAAATCAAGGCGGAGCTTTCCAGCAAGGGCCGGGTTTTTGCCACGGATACCGATACCGAGGTTATCGTTCATCTTGTGTCTGAATTCCTTGATCAGGGCAAATCGCCGCGTGATGCGGTTGCCGCCACCTTGCATCGCATCGAGGGTGCCTTTGCACTGGTGATCATGATTGCCGGGCAGCATGACGTGATTTTCGGTGCGCGCCGTGGTACGCCGCTTGCGGTTGGTCTGGGCGAGGGCGAGATGTATCTTGGATCGGACGCCATGGCACTGTCGCACCTGACGAACAAGCTGATTTACCTTGAAGAAGGTGATTGGGTCGAAGTGACCCGCGATGGCGTTCAGGTCCGTGACGAGCATGACAATGACGTTACCCGCGAAACCAAGCTGTCGGCTGTTTCCGGGGCCATGATGGGCAAGGGTAACTATAACCATTTTATGCAGAAGGAAATTTTTGAACAGCCTGCGGTAATTGGCGATACGCTCCATGCCTTCATCAATCCGGCGACGCGCACGATCAAACTGCCTGATATGCCGTTTTCGTTTAATGATGTCAGCCGGTTGACGATTGTCGCGTGTGGCACGTCCTACTATGCCGGTATGGTGGCAAAGCACTGGATCGAACGTTACGCCGGACTGGGCGTTGATATCGATATTGCGTCTGAATTCCGCTATCGCTGCCCGCCGCTTCCCAAAGGGGGCGTTGCGCTATTCCTTTCGCAGTCTGGCGAGACGCTTGATACCCTGGCGGCCCTTCGTTATGCCAAGTCCAAGGGGCAGAAGATCGTTTCCATTGTCAATGTGGCGGAAAGTACGATTGCACGCGAAAGCGATGTGGTCTTGCTGACCTATGCCGGTCCGGAAATCGGGGTGGCTTCGACCAAGGCATTCACGACGCAGTTAACCGTTCTCGCCTGCCTTGCGGTGACGATCGGACGTGATAACGGCACGCTTGCCAAGGACGAAGAGGCCGCCATTGTCAATGCGTTGACCGAAGTGCCAAAACATGCGGCGGAAGTTCTTCATCATGACAATGAGATCCGCGAGCTTGCGATCAATATCGCAGATGCACGCGATGTGCTTTATCTGGGGCGTGGTCTTGGCTATCCGATTGCGATGGAAGGGGCGCTCAAGCTTAAGGAAATTTCCTATATCCACGCCGAAGGATATGCTGCAGGCGAGATGAAGCATGGCCCGATTGCCCTGATCGATCAATCGGTACCGATCATCGTGATTGCGCCGTCCGACGAGCTGTTTGAAAAAACTGCATCGAACATGCAGGAAGCGGCTGCACGTGGCGGGCGGGTGATTTTCCTTTCCGATGCAGAGGGGCTTGCGAAGCTTGGTGATATGGCATCCGCCACGGTTGAACTGCCAAAGGTTGCCGATTTCGTTGCGCCAATCCTTTATACGATTCCGGTACAGATGCTGGCCTATCATGTGGCTGTTCACAAGGGGACGGATGTCGATCAGCCGCGTAACCTCGCCAAGTCGGTTACGGTGGAATAA